A single window of Microbacterium croceum DNA harbors:
- a CDS encoding nitroreductase family protein, producing the protein MTALDAVRARQSWSKVDDTAPSHEELLTLVAAAGRVADHSSLRPWRLIELRGSDREVLGAAISKAQGDTSPSTKPLRAPLLIAVVASYRKSDKVPRWEQEAVASGVAHMLSLLLDDAGWGVLWRTGHYTRAKAIAKAHGLGKNEELLGWLYVGGKPAGKKPGRRKAVDARKHVSRMPKPKPKKK; encoded by the coding sequence GTGACCGCGCTCGACGCCGTCCGCGCACGCCAGTCCTGGTCGAAGGTCGACGACACCGCACCGTCTCACGAGGAGCTGCTCACGCTCGTCGCTGCGGCAGGGCGCGTCGCCGACCACTCCTCGCTACGCCCATGGCGGCTGATCGAGCTTCGCGGCTCCGACCGCGAGGTCCTGGGCGCCGCGATCTCGAAAGCGCAGGGAGACACGTCACCGTCGACGAAACCGCTGCGCGCCCCGCTGCTGATCGCCGTCGTCGCCAGCTATCGCAAGAGCGACAAGGTGCCTCGCTGGGAGCAGGAGGCGGTCGCCTCGGGTGTCGCGCACATGCTGAGCCTGCTGCTCGATGATGCCGGATGGGGCGTGCTCTGGCGCACCGGGCACTACACGCGGGCGAAGGCCATCGCGAAGGCGCACGGGCTGGGCAAGAACGAGGAGCTCCTGGGCTGGCTCTACGTCGGCGGCAAGCCTGCGGGTAAGAAGCCAGGACGACGCAAAGCCGTCGACGCGCGGAAGCACGTCAGCCGGATGCCGAAGCCGAAGCCGAAGAAGAAGTAG
- a CDS encoding sensor histidine kinase gives MAHKPDAVTGWWRRISLRAKVTGVTVGVLALGLLIAGIGTVPLLRTALVGNIESQLPALVSSDLVNRYFDTTMVDGDPIYTRRDEQPRDFFVAIYDAEGVLQATAGNTSAEAPQFRQTFPLAEAKSSEDTVMPLVGEDGALFSSSVAVLPSEGGALRTQVVAVPLAPANRIVGQYFSIYITIAFITIFIAALLTRFLVTLTFRRLGQVESTAMSIAAGDFSQRLTDLEPTTEVGRLNSAINTMLDRVDGSLAQRDRTVQHMRRFIGDASHELRTPLVSVRGYAELYRMGAIKGEEDTARAMERIEKEAIRMGVLVEDLLALARLDEEREPEIVALDLRPIARDAALDVRAAAPGRTVTMIDLTIESVTAPTRSIPKLEPEQPAPRGLSRAALSRLRRRPRVTPEEPTPAFDFSEAPDTPVRTPPIVLGEENKVRQVVTNLLGNARRFSSEDSPIEIVVDSDRARGTGSIAIVDHGEGIPPQIREQIFERFWRADTSRARETGGSGLGLAIVSSILKALHGSVAVSETPGGGATFTVTLPLAPSRATPAHLLEETQPLDHLDL, from the coding sequence ATGGCGCACAAGCCGGATGCGGTCACCGGTTGGTGGCGGCGCATCAGCCTTCGGGCGAAGGTCACCGGCGTCACGGTCGGCGTGCTCGCGCTGGGACTGCTGATCGCCGGCATCGGCACCGTCCCCCTGCTGCGCACCGCACTGGTCGGGAACATCGAGTCACAGCTGCCCGCACTCGTATCGAGCGACCTCGTCAACCGCTACTTCGACACCACCATGGTCGACGGCGATCCCATCTACACCCGCCGAGACGAGCAGCCCCGTGACTTCTTCGTCGCGATCTACGATGCGGAAGGGGTGCTGCAGGCGACGGCGGGGAACACCTCCGCAGAGGCCCCGCAGTTCCGGCAGACGTTCCCCCTCGCTGAGGCGAAGAGCAGCGAAGACACGGTGATGCCGCTGGTCGGCGAAGACGGCGCCCTGTTCAGCTCCTCGGTCGCCGTCCTGCCCTCCGAGGGCGGCGCGCTGCGCACCCAGGTCGTGGCGGTCCCGCTCGCGCCGGCCAACCGGATCGTCGGACAGTACTTCAGCATCTACATCACGATCGCGTTCATCACGATCTTCATCGCCGCGCTCCTCACGCGCTTCCTGGTGACGCTGACCTTCCGACGCCTGGGCCAGGTGGAATCGACGGCGATGTCCATCGCCGCCGGCGACTTCAGCCAGCGACTGACGGATCTCGAGCCCACCACCGAGGTGGGCCGCCTGAACTCGGCCATCAACACCATGCTCGACCGCGTCGACGGCTCGCTCGCGCAGCGTGATCGCACCGTGCAGCACATGCGACGTTTCATCGGCGATGCCAGCCATGAGCTGCGCACCCCCCTGGTCAGCGTGCGCGGATACGCCGAGCTCTATCGCATGGGTGCGATCAAGGGCGAGGAGGACACCGCCAGGGCGATGGAGCGCATCGAGAAGGAGGCGATCCGGATGGGCGTGCTGGTCGAGGACCTGCTCGCCCTCGCCCGCCTCGATGAGGAGCGCGAACCGGAGATCGTCGCCCTCGACCTGCGCCCGATCGCCCGCGACGCCGCCCTGGACGTGCGCGCAGCGGCGCCAGGGCGCACCGTGACGATGATCGATCTCACGATCGAGAGCGTCACCGCCCCGACCCGGAGCATCCCCAAGCTGGAACCGGAGCAGCCCGCGCCCCGCGGACTATCGCGGGCTGCGCTGTCACGGCTTCGTCGCCGCCCCCGCGTCACGCCGGAGGAGCCCACGCCCGCATTCGACTTCTCCGAAGCACCCGACACCCCGGTGCGCACGCCTCCTATCGTGCTCGGCGAGGAGAACAAGGTCCGCCAGGTGGTGACGAACCTCCTCGGCAACGCCCGCCGGTTCTCCTCCGAGGACAGCCCGATCGAGATCGTGGTCGACTCCGATCGTGCCCGCGGCACCGGCAGCATCGCCATCGTCGACCACGGAGAAGGCATCCCCCCGCAGATCCGCGAGCAGATCTTCGAGCGGTTCTGGCGCGCCGACACGTCTCGCGCGCGCGAGACCGGCGGATCGGGACTCGGACTGGCGATCGTGTCGTCGATCCTGAAGGCCTTGCACGGGTCGGTCGCCGTGTCCGAGACCCCGGGCGGTGGCGCGACGTTCACTGTCACACTCCCCCTGGCGCCCTCGCGAGCGACACCCGCGCACCTGCTCGAGGAGACGCAGCCGCTCGATCATCTCGACCTCTGA
- the groL gene encoding chaperonin GroEL (60 kDa chaperone family; promotes refolding of misfolded polypeptides especially under stressful conditions; forms two stacked rings of heptamers to form a barrel-shaped 14mer; ends can be capped by GroES; misfolded proteins enter the barrel where they are refolded when GroES binds) translates to MAKIIAFDEEARRGLERGLNILADAVKVTLGPRGRNVVLEKKWGAPTITNDGVSIAKEIELDDPYEKIGAELVKEVAKKTDDVAGDGTTTATVLAQALVREGLRNVAAGADPISLKRGIEKAVAAITEELLSSAKEIESKEQIAATASISAADPAIGELIAEAIDKVGKEGVVTVEESQTFGTELELTEGMRFDKGYLNPYFVTDPDRQEAVFEDAYILIANQKISNIKDLLPIVDKVIQDGKELVIIAEDVEGEALATLVLNKLKGIFKSVAVKAPGFGDRRKAQLQDIAILTGGQVITEEVGLKLENATLDLLGRARKVIVTKDETTIVEGAGEADQIDGRVTQIRREIENTDSDYDREKLQERLAKLAGGVAVIKAGAATEVELKERKHRIEDAVRNAKAAVEEGIVPGGGVALIQAGTKALATLTLTGDEATGVNIVRVAIEAPLKQIALNAGLEPGVVANTVAGLPTGHGLNAATGEYGDLFAQGIIDPAKVTRSALQNAASIAGLFLTTEVVVADKPEKAAAPMGDPSGGMDF, encoded by the coding sequence ATGGCAAAGATCATTGCTTTCGATGAGGAGGCCCGCCGCGGCCTCGAGCGCGGCCTCAACATCCTCGCCGACGCGGTCAAGGTGACCCTCGGCCCGCGTGGTCGCAACGTCGTGCTCGAGAAGAAGTGGGGCGCCCCCACCATCACGAACGACGGTGTGTCCATCGCCAAGGAGATCGAGCTGGACGACCCGTACGAGAAGATCGGCGCGGAGCTCGTCAAGGAGGTCGCCAAGAAGACCGACGACGTCGCGGGCGACGGAACCACCACCGCCACCGTTCTGGCCCAGGCGCTCGTGCGCGAGGGTCTGCGCAACGTCGCAGCCGGCGCTGACCCGATCTCGCTCAAGCGCGGCATCGAGAAGGCCGTCGCCGCGATCACCGAGGAGCTGCTGTCCAGCGCCAAGGAGATCGAGTCCAAGGAGCAGATCGCCGCCACGGCTTCCATCTCCGCTGCTGACCCGGCCATCGGCGAGCTCATCGCCGAGGCGATCGACAAGGTCGGCAAGGAAGGCGTCGTCACCGTCGAGGAGTCGCAGACCTTCGGCACCGAGCTCGAGCTCACCGAGGGAATGCGCTTCGACAAGGGCTACCTGAACCCGTACTTCGTCACGGACCCCGACCGCCAGGAAGCCGTCTTCGAAGACGCGTACATCCTGATCGCGAACCAGAAGATCTCCAACATCAAGGACCTTCTGCCCATCGTCGACAAGGTGATCCAGGACGGCAAGGAGCTCGTCATCATCGCCGAGGATGTCGAGGGCGAAGCACTGGCGACGCTCGTGCTGAACAAGCTCAAGGGCATCTTCAAGTCTGTCGCCGTCAAGGCTCCCGGCTTCGGCGACCGTCGCAAGGCGCAGCTGCAGGACATCGCGATCCTCACCGGTGGTCAGGTCATCACCGAAGAGGTCGGCCTCAAGCTGGAGAACGCCACGCTCGACCTGCTGGGCCGTGCGCGCAAGGTCATCGTCACCAAGGACGAGACCACGATCGTCGAGGGCGCCGGTGAGGCAGACCAGATCGACGGTCGCGTGACCCAGATCCGTCGCGAGATCGAGAACACCGACAGCGACTATGACCGCGAGAAGCTGCAGGAGCGTCTGGCCAAGCTGGCCGGTGGCGTCGCCGTCATCAAGGCCGGAGCCGCGACCGAGGTCGAGCTCAAGGAGCGCAAGCACCGCATCGAGGACGCCGTCCGCAACGCGAAGGCAGCCGTCGAGGAGGGCATCGTCCCCGGTGGTGGCGTCGCGCTGATCCAGGCCGGCACCAAGGCCCTCGCCACGCTCACCCTCACGGGTGACGAGGCGACCGGTGTGAACATCGTTCGTGTCGCGATCGAGGCTCCGCTCAAGCAGATCGCCCTCAACGCCGGTCTCGAGCCGGGTGTGGTCGCGAACACGGTTGCCGGGCTTCCGACCGGACACGGCCTCAACGCCGCGACCGGCGAGTACGGAGACCTCTTCGCTCAGGGCATCATCGACCCCGCCAAGGTGACGCGTTCCGCTCTGCAGAACGCCGCATCGATCGCCGGTCTGTTCCTGACGACCGAGGTCGTCGTCGCCGACAAGCCCGAGAAGGCTGCGGCTCCGATGGGCGACCCGTCTGGTGGCATGGACTTCTGA
- the msrB gene encoding peptide-methionine (R)-S-oxide reductase MsrB — MAYSVDKTEDEWREELGAEQYAVLRQAATERAWTGELLDEGRAGLYTCGACGAELFRSGTKFDSGCGWPSFYESIRPEAVELIEDTTLGMVRTEVRCANCGSHLGHVFPDGFGTPTGDRYCMNSIALNFTPEAS; from the coding sequence ATGGCCTACAGCGTGGACAAGACCGAAGACGAATGGCGCGAGGAACTCGGCGCTGAGCAGTACGCCGTATTGCGCCAAGCGGCGACCGAACGCGCCTGGACCGGAGAGCTGCTCGACGAGGGCCGCGCCGGCCTCTACACGTGCGGCGCCTGCGGGGCAGAGCTCTTCCGGAGCGGCACCAAGTTCGACTCCGGATGCGGATGGCCGAGCTTCTACGAGTCGATCCGCCCCGAAGCGGTCGAGCTGATCGAGGACACGACCCTGGGCATGGTGCGCACCGAGGTGCGCTGCGCGAATTGCGGCTCTCACCTCGGCCACGTCTTCCCCGACGGCTTCGGCACGCCGACCGGTGACCGGTACTGCATGAACTCGATCGCGCTGAACTTCACCCCCGAAGCGTCGTGA
- a CDS encoding WXG100 family type VII secretion target, which yields MSVFTVDTEAVQAAQGAARATMERLQSESAALTAQLTQLQSSWVGAASSAFQSCAEQWRGAQLHVEQALESIGMALGSAATQYADADQYSASLFR from the coding sequence ATGTCCGTCTTCACCGTCGACACCGAAGCAGTCCAGGCCGCACAGGGGGCGGCCCGCGCCACCATGGAGCGTCTGCAGAGCGAGTCTGCGGCCCTCACCGCGCAGCTGACGCAGCTGCAGTCGTCGTGGGTCGGCGCTGCGTCGAGCGCCTTCCAGAGCTGCGCGGAGCAGTGGCGAGGCGCTCAGCTGCACGTCGAACAGGCGCTCGAGTCGATCGGCATGGCTCTCGGGTCTGCGGCGACCCAGTACGCGGATGCCGATCAGTACTCCGCAAGCCTGTTCCGCTGA
- a CDS encoding DUF2332 family protein: MTDAVQLRYARFAAEEAPGRSALYEEWARGVADDAEIREILARIPENRRQPPLVFAVTRLLGAPLEGYPHWRDFVLRHADDVVTECAVRSLQTNEPLRLAALLPVLSEIDGPLALLELGAAAGLCLYPDRYSYRFVGEEGRLRAALDPASGESTVVLTSRVTGALPRVRLPHVVWRAGIDLAPLDVTEERDRRWLRGLVWPGESGREDRIEAAAAIVAADPPRLVAGDALAQLDALVAQAPRDATLVITTPGVLVHIPRAHRTALVERLKELPARWITIDPPALLDIWTPAVDPATWPGFVVALDGDVRASADPLGRHWEWRGASAAQES, from the coding sequence ATGACGGATGCCGTGCAGCTGCGCTACGCCCGCTTCGCCGCAGAGGAGGCTCCCGGCCGCAGCGCCCTGTACGAGGAGTGGGCTCGCGGCGTCGCCGACGACGCCGAGATCCGGGAGATCCTCGCGCGCATCCCGGAGAACCGCCGTCAGCCTCCGCTCGTGTTCGCCGTGACCCGCCTGCTCGGTGCGCCGCTCGAGGGCTATCCGCACTGGCGCGACTTCGTGCTCCGTCATGCGGATGACGTCGTCACGGAGTGCGCGGTCCGCTCGCTCCAGACCAACGAGCCGCTGCGACTCGCCGCTCTGCTGCCGGTGCTGTCGGAGATCGACGGACCGCTCGCACTGCTCGAGCTCGGCGCCGCTGCCGGGCTGTGCCTGTACCCCGATCGCTACTCGTACCGGTTCGTCGGCGAAGAGGGACGCCTCCGTGCCGCACTCGATCCGGCGTCAGGCGAGTCGACCGTGGTGCTGACGAGCCGGGTGACCGGCGCGCTGCCGCGCGTGCGCCTGCCCCACGTGGTGTGGCGGGCGGGGATCGACCTCGCGCCCCTGGACGTCACGGAGGAGCGAGATCGGCGCTGGCTGCGAGGACTCGTGTGGCCAGGGGAGTCAGGACGCGAGGACCGCATCGAGGCTGCGGCGGCCATCGTCGCCGCCGACCCTCCCCGGCTCGTCGCCGGCGATGCGCTGGCACAGCTGGACGCGCTCGTGGCCCAGGCGCCGCGCGATGCGACGCTCGTGATCACCACCCCGGGGGTGCTCGTGCACATCCCGCGCGCGCACCGCACGGCGTTGGTCGAACGGCTCAAGGAGCTTCCTGCCCGATGGATCACTATCGATCCTCCCGCTCTGCTCGACATCTGGACTCCCGCGGTCGACCCTGCGACCTGGCCGGGCTTCGTCGTCGCCCTGGACGGCGATGTCCGCGCATCGGCGGATCCGCTCGGCCGTCACTGGGAGTGGCGCGGCGCTTCCGCGGCGCAGGAGTCCTAA
- a CDS encoding DUF3263 domain-containing protein yields MLGDLTERDRAVLHLEAAWPRHSGAKEEVIRAQLGMSAARYYQVLGRLVESDAALEYDPMLVRRLRRLRDSRASHRAMRTPGFVG; encoded by the coding sequence ATGCTCGGAGACCTCACGGAGCGCGATCGCGCTGTCCTCCACCTGGAGGCGGCCTGGCCGCGCCACAGTGGGGCGAAGGAGGAGGTCATCCGTGCTCAGCTCGGCATGAGCGCGGCGCGGTACTACCAGGTGCTCGGGCGTCTGGTCGAGTCGGATGCGGCTCTCGAATACGACCCGATGCTCGTGCGGCGTCTGCGCAGACTTCGCGATTCCCGCGCCTCCCATCGTGCCATGCGCACTCCCGGCTTCGTGGGCTGA
- a CDS encoding LytR C-terminal domain-containing protein has translation MSKPTRDRFDDVPRTSGRVGAHRAEAPGMNGWVVLLWSFVAALVLIIAGIFGSLVVMGRIDLFPESAPSAVPTPEETGVVDTAFSVMILNATPDEGLDALMRELLINNGWAADTVYASDSDSTDFATTTVYYVEDDDELAAIGLANLIGGADVQQSDVYAGLNRTDGEQLTVVIGLDRSTTAPVAPSDDPAS, from the coding sequence GTGTCAAAGCCCACCCGCGATCGCTTCGATGATGTCCCTCGCACCTCCGGCCGGGTCGGGGCGCACCGTGCAGAAGCCCCGGGGATGAACGGCTGGGTCGTGCTGCTGTGGTCCTTCGTCGCCGCGCTCGTGCTGATCATCGCCGGTATCTTCGGGTCTCTCGTGGTCATGGGGCGCATCGACCTCTTCCCCGAATCCGCGCCGAGCGCCGTGCCCACCCCGGAGGAGACCGGAGTGGTCGACACCGCCTTCTCGGTGATGATCCTCAACGCGACGCCGGACGAGGGCCTCGACGCGCTGATGCGCGAGCTCCTGATCAACAACGGTTGGGCCGCTGACACGGTCTACGCGAGCGACAGCGACAGCACGGACTTCGCCACGACGACCGTGTACTACGTCGAGGACGACGATGAGCTCGCGGCGATCGGTCTGGCGAACCTCATCGGCGGCGCCGACGTGCAGCAGAGCGATGTGTACGCAGGCCTCAACCGCACAGACGGGGAGCAGCTCACCGTCGTGATCGGCCTCGACCGCTCCACCACGGCTCCGGTGGCGCCCAGCGACGATCCCGCCTCCTGA
- a CDS encoding response regulator transcription factor, whose translation MTAARILVVDDEPNIRDLLSTGLSFAGFQVKTVANGAATISAVLEEEPDLIILDVMLPDMNGFSVTKRLRGAGFTAPILFLTAKDGTEDKIEGLNAGGDDYVTKPFSLDEIVARAQAILRRTMQADEESIIRAGELAMDQDTHDVHVGKEPIELSPTEFKLLRYLMLNPNRVLSKAQILDHVWEYDFNGDAGIVESYISYLRRKIDPHTEESLIQTKRGFGYMLKVGKSA comes from the coding sequence ATGACTGCTGCGCGCATCCTGGTCGTCGACGACGAACCCAACATCCGTGACCTGCTCTCCACCGGTCTCAGCTTCGCCGGGTTCCAGGTGAAGACGGTCGCCAACGGCGCCGCGACCATCTCCGCCGTCCTGGAGGAGGAGCCGGACCTCATCATCCTCGATGTGATGCTGCCCGACATGAACGGATTCAGCGTCACCAAGCGCCTCCGCGGGGCCGGATTCACGGCGCCGATCCTGTTCCTCACAGCGAAGGACGGCACCGAGGACAAGATCGAGGGACTGAACGCCGGCGGCGACGACTATGTCACCAAGCCGTTCAGCCTCGACGAGATCGTCGCCAGGGCCCAGGCCATCCTGCGCCGCACGATGCAGGCCGACGAGGAGTCGATCATCCGCGCGGGTGAACTGGCGATGGATCAGGACACGCACGACGTGCACGTCGGCAAGGAGCCGATCGAGCTGAGCCCGACCGAGTTCAAGCTGCTGCGCTACCTGATGCTGAACCCGAACCGCGTGCTGTCGAAGGCTCAGATCCTCGACCACGTGTGGGAGTACGACTTCAACGGCGACGCCGGCATCGTCGAGAGCTACATCTCGTACCTGCGCCGCAAGATCGACCCGCACACCGAGGAGTCGCTCATCCAGACCAAGCGCGGCTTCGGCTACATGCTGAAGGTCGGCAAGTCGGCCTGA
- a CDS encoding DMT family transporter, translating to MALGGAVAIGMMTAIQARINGVLGVRLDDGIVAGFVSFSVGLLALVVVVAALPSGRRGVGRLWRGVRGRAIPVWMLLGGACGALTVSTQGLTAGVLGVSLFTVGVVAGQTLHGLVLDRIGFGPAGVVAVTPGRVLGGLLALAAVGISLSGDVLATAPLWMLLLPFAAGVGIAWQAATNGRLAQRVQSPIVATLMSFIAGTVVLLLAAGVSIALRGAPNALPGEPWLYLGGFLGFAYILLGAFIVGQTGVLLMGLGSVLGQLTTSVVIDLLWPPASGPAAWQIIGMVVVAAASVAVALPRRRRRA from the coding sequence GTGGCACTCGGGGGAGCGGTCGCGATCGGGATGATGACGGCGATCCAGGCGCGCATCAACGGCGTCCTCGGCGTCCGCCTCGATGACGGCATCGTCGCCGGCTTCGTGTCCTTCAGCGTGGGACTGCTCGCGCTCGTGGTCGTGGTCGCCGCGCTTCCTTCCGGACGCCGCGGCGTCGGGCGGCTGTGGCGCGGGGTTCGCGGCCGCGCTATCCCGGTGTGGATGCTGCTGGGTGGCGCCTGCGGCGCGCTCACCGTGTCGACCCAGGGCCTCACCGCCGGCGTGCTGGGCGTCTCGCTCTTCACGGTCGGGGTGGTCGCGGGGCAGACGCTGCACGGGCTCGTGCTCGATCGGATCGGATTCGGTCCGGCCGGGGTGGTCGCGGTCACGCCGGGGCGCGTTCTCGGTGGGCTGCTCGCGCTCGCCGCGGTCGGCATCTCGCTCAGCGGAGATGTGCTGGCGACGGCGCCGCTGTGGATGCTGCTGCTGCCGTTCGCCGCCGGTGTCGGAATCGCCTGGCAGGCCGCGACGAACGGCCGCCTCGCACAGCGGGTGCAGTCGCCTATCGTCGCGACGCTCATGAGCTTCATCGCTGGGACCGTCGTGCTGCTGCTCGCCGCCGGGGTGAGCATCGCCCTGCGCGGTGCCCCGAACGCCCTTCCGGGCGAACCCTGGCTGTATCTCGGCGGATTCCTCGGCTTCGCCTACATCCTGCTCGGCGCGTTCATCGTCGGCCAGACCGGTGTGCTGCTGATGGGACTCGGATCGGTGCTCGGACAGCTGACGACCTCGGTCGTCATCGACCTGCTCTGGCCCCCGGCATCCGGCCCTGCCGCCTGGCAGATCATCGGGATGGTGGTCGTGGCCGCAGCATCCGTCGCCGTGGCGCTGCCGCGTCGCCGTCGCAGAGCCTAA
- a CDS encoding polysaccharide pyruvyl transferase family protein, with protein sequence MNDDSRRIVFLGTHGQRNIGDELLLETFLTQLGDQHHYIVNSYDPDFTRSQLQGRFDVDVIDTARDRRRLLRELLRCDLLCFGGGSIIKELYASTGRNAYSTMLMILAIVTFTRRIARRPIAMLNVGVGPIRSPRGLRIARMILSQVDELTVRDALSVATCRSVGIEPRLATDAVFSADAEWLLGANDPRRPASGGSDGADGSDESTTRSSTPASPRTPVRVALNLNYDIENADNWEPFLSQLGLVLERVHAAHPLELHALPMQKGFKQHDDVEVLEGFAARVPSLRFIPHDLAAHLDAARVIESCDLLISERLHAIVIASIIGRPSFVLAYDVKVRELATTLELTPWSVDINEPFDVTAVSDRIIGVIDQRVVLGAQVAQRSAELREDARANFARARQWVARTRRRSRPAGAVARTEPDE encoded by the coding sequence ATGAATGACGACTCGCGCAGAATCGTGTTCCTCGGCACTCATGGCCAGCGCAACATCGGCGACGAACTGCTGTTGGAGACGTTCCTGACCCAGTTGGGCGACCAGCACCACTACATCGTGAACAGCTACGATCCGGACTTCACCCGGTCGCAACTGCAGGGCCGGTTCGACGTCGATGTGATCGACACCGCCCGTGACCGGCGACGACTGCTGCGCGAACTCCTCCGGTGCGACCTGCTGTGCTTCGGCGGCGGCTCGATCATCAAGGAGCTCTACGCCTCCACCGGCCGCAACGCCTACTCGACGATGCTGATGATCCTCGCGATCGTGACGTTCACGCGCCGGATCGCGCGTCGGCCCATCGCGATGCTCAACGTCGGGGTCGGTCCGATCCGCAGCCCTCGCGGGCTGCGCATCGCCCGGATGATCCTGTCCCAGGTCGATGAGCTGACCGTCCGCGACGCGCTATCTGTTGCGACGTGTCGTTCCGTCGGCATCGAGCCGCGGCTCGCCACCGATGCGGTGTTCTCTGCGGATGCCGAGTGGCTTCTCGGGGCGAACGATCCGCGGCGGCCCGCATCGGGCGGCTCGGACGGCGCGGACGGCTCGGACGAGTCGACGACGCGCTCGAGCACCCCCGCATCGCCTCGCACCCCGGTGCGGGTGGCGCTCAACCTGAACTACGACATCGAGAACGCAGACAACTGGGAGCCCTTCCTCTCACAGCTGGGACTCGTGCTCGAGAGGGTGCACGCTGCGCACCCCCTCGAGCTGCACGCACTTCCGATGCAGAAGGGCTTCAAACAGCACGACGACGTGGAGGTGCTGGAGGGCTTCGCTGCCCGCGTGCCGTCGCTCCGCTTCATCCCGCACGACCTCGCCGCCCATCTCGACGCCGCGCGCGTCATCGAGAGCTGCGACCTCCTCATCAGCGAGCGGTTGCACGCGATCGTCATCGCGTCGATCATCGGCCGTCCGTCCTTCGTGCTGGCCTACGACGTCAAGGTCAGGGAGCTGGCGACCACGCTCGAGCTCACGCCCTGGAGCGTCGACATCAACGAGCCGTTCGACGTCACCGCAGTGAGCGACCGGATCATCGGCGTGATCGATCAGCGCGTCGTCCTCGGCGCCCAGGTGGCGCAGCGCAGCGCAGAGCTGCGTGAGGACGCGCGTGCGAACTTCGCGCGTGCCCGACAGTGGGTGGCACGAACTCGACGTCGTTCGCGGCCCGCAGGCGCGGTGGCTCGGACCGAGCCGGACGAATGA